One window of Candidatus Nitrospira kreftii genomic DNA carries:
- a CDS encoding Thiamine biosynthesis protein ThiS yields MDSEIQIHLNGQVRTWRSGTTVADLLHDLDIKAERVAVELNLEVLDRARFDQRLLKDGDRLEIIGFIGGGSL; encoded by the coding sequence ATGGATAGTGAAATTCAAATCCATCTGAACGGACAAGTTCGGACTTGGCGCAGCGGCACAACAGTCGCTGATCTGTTGCACGACCTCGACATCAAGGCAGAACGAGTGGCAGTCGAGTTAAATCTTGAAGTGCTAGATCGGGCGAGGTTTGATCAACGGTTGCTCAAAGATGGCGATCGGCTCGAAATTATCGGCTTTATCGGCGGCGGATCCTTATAA
- a CDS encoding thiamine biosynthesis ThiGH complex subunit has product MADDRLIIAGREFKSRLWVGTGKYKDFVETQKAIEISGADVVTVAVRRVNITDRSKENLLDYIDPKKYTILPNTAGCYSVEDAVRYSRLARAAGVSDLVKLEVLGDERTLFPDTAGLIEAAKILAKEGFIVLPYTNDDPIVAQKLVDVGCPAVMPLAAPIGSGLGIRNPYNLKIIMEMIKVPIIVDAGVGTASDAAFAMELGADAVLMNTAIAGAQNPLAMAEAMKYAVHAGRLAYRAGRIPRKLYATASSPIEGML; this is encoded by the coding sequence ATGGCGGACGATCGATTAATTATCGCAGGGCGAGAGTTCAAGTCCCGGCTATGGGTTGGAACGGGAAAATACAAAGATTTTGTCGAAACGCAAAAGGCGATTGAAATATCCGGCGCTGATGTGGTGACGGTCGCAGTGCGCCGGGTGAATATCACCGATCGGTCGAAAGAGAACCTCCTTGATTACATCGATCCCAAGAAATATACGATTTTGCCGAACACAGCCGGATGCTACAGCGTGGAAGACGCCGTTCGCTATTCACGCTTAGCGCGTGCGGCCGGCGTTTCGGATCTGGTAAAGTTAGAGGTGCTTGGCGACGAGAGGACCTTGTTTCCGGATACGGCGGGGTTGATCGAAGCGGCGAAGATTCTCGCCAAAGAAGGCTTTATCGTATTACCCTACACGAATGACGATCCGATTGTCGCTCAAAAACTCGTCGATGTTGGATGTCCAGCCGTCATGCCGCTGGCGGCGCCGATCGGATCGGGACTCGGAATCCGCAATCCCTATAACTTGAAAATCATTATGGAAATGATCAAGGTGCCGATCATCGTGGATGCTGGTGTTGGAACCGCGTCCGATGCCGCATTTGCAATGGAATTAGGAGCGGATGCGGTACTCATGAATACGGCTATTGCCGGCGCGCAGAATCCTCTTGCCATGGCGGAAGCGATGAAGTACGCCGTTCACGCCGGTCGGCTAGCTTACAGAGCCGGCCGTATTCCGAGGAAGCTGTATGCCACGGCCAGCAGCCCGATCGAAGGAATGCTGTGA
- a CDS encoding putative thiamine-phosphate synthase codes for MPPIDFRLLLVTDRHQIHGRSLVTVLSHAIHAGVHAIQLRERDLSTGELLSLAGDLQAITTPGGVSLIINDRVDLAMALGLDGVHLRADSLPSHSVRQIIGPRRLIGVSAHSAEDVRHANHGCVDYVVLGPIFDTPSKRSFGPPLGLDLLADVCRNSSIPVFAIGGITCERVCEVRQAGAHGVAVIGALLTRDDIGAAVREFTCALEM; via the coding sequence ATGCCTCCGATAGATTTTCGTCTGCTTCTGGTAACCGATCGTCACCAAATTCACGGACGCTCCCTTGTGACGGTTCTCAGTCACGCGATCCACGCCGGTGTGCATGCCATTCAGTTGAGAGAGCGGGATCTCTCCACGGGCGAACTCCTTTCATTGGCAGGAGACCTCCAAGCGATAACAACGCCTGGAGGAGTTTCGTTGATCATCAATGATCGTGTGGATCTCGCAATGGCGCTGGGTTTGGACGGCGTTCACTTGCGAGCGGATAGTTTGCCTTCCCATTCGGTGCGTCAGATCATCGGTCCGCGCCGATTGATCGGTGTCTCCGCACATTCGGCTGAAGATGTGCGTCACGCGAATCACGGCTGCGTCGACTATGTAGTCCTTGGTCCCATTTTCGATACCCCATCCAAGCGCTCCTTTGGACCTCCCCTTGGGCTCGATCTGTTGGCCGATGTCTGTCGTAACTCGTCTATCCCGGTCTTTGCCATCGGAGGGATCACGTGCGAGCGGGTCTGTGAAGTCCGCCAAGCCGGTGCACATGGAGTTGCCGTGATCGGAGCGCTGTTGACACGCGACGATATCGGTGCGGCTGTCAGAGAATTCACTTGCGCGTTGGAGATGTGA
- a CDS encoding Proteasome-associated ATPase encodes MAESKGQPNRLRSLRDSVKKITKRLSEGDGEMIHKNDEHARELDKLRVQIQSMEEEIRRLYQSRHQLDQANKQNEKLVATLQEAKAQIEALRTEVEKLTAPPSAYAIFSSMNADGTGNVYVSGRKMKVSLHPSIRPTELRKGREVVLNEALNVIEVKGFDSQGEVVRLKDVLEGGRALVTLHFDEEKVAELGDPLLTERLSVGDHLLYDSRSGYVIEKLPKSEASELVLEEVPDVDYEHIGGLQKELDQVRDAVELPFLHPQVFSEYKLSAPKGVLLYGPPGCGKTLIAKAVANSIAKKLGHRAGKEIRSYFLHVKGPELLNKYVGESERQVREVFKKAKERADDGHPVIVFFDEMDALFRTRGTGVSSDIESTIVPQFLSEIDGVERLRNVIVIGASNRQDLIDPAVLRAGRLDVKVKVGRPDATAARDIFSKYISTDLPFAQEDIERHGGDRQALVDRLTALTVETMYAASEENKFIEVTYANGEKEVLYFKDFASGALIEGIVSRAKKFAVKRVIAHEGSGLHSDDLIRAIREEFKEHEDLPNTTNPDDWAKVAGKKGEKIVHLRTISGGPTEHRQIETISTGHYL; translated from the coding sequence ATGGCGGAAAGTAAAGGTCAGCCAAATCGACTCCGGTCTCTCCGAGATTCTGTCAAGAAGATTACGAAGCGGCTATCTGAGGGTGATGGAGAGATGATCCACAAGAACGACGAACACGCGCGGGAACTGGACAAACTTCGCGTTCAGATTCAGTCGATGGAAGAAGAGATCCGTCGACTGTATCAATCTCGGCACCAACTCGATCAAGCTAATAAGCAGAATGAAAAGCTTGTAGCGACGCTGCAGGAAGCGAAGGCTCAGATTGAGGCGCTACGGACCGAGGTCGAAAAACTGACGGCACCGCCGTCCGCCTATGCCATTTTTTCAAGCATGAATGCGGACGGCACGGGAAATGTCTACGTGTCCGGACGGAAGATGAAGGTCAGCCTGCATCCCTCAATCAGGCCGACAGAGTTGCGTAAAGGACGAGAAGTTGTCCTCAATGAAGCGCTCAATGTGATTGAGGTAAAGGGATTTGATAGCCAAGGAGAAGTTGTTCGGCTCAAAGACGTGCTGGAGGGAGGACGAGCTCTCGTCACACTCCATTTTGATGAGGAGAAAGTGGCTGAGTTGGGTGATCCACTGCTGACGGAACGGCTGAGCGTAGGGGATCATCTTTTGTACGACTCTCGATCAGGTTATGTGATTGAGAAGCTGCCGAAGTCCGAAGCGTCAGAGCTCGTGTTAGAAGAAGTTCCGGATGTCGACTATGAGCATATCGGCGGTCTCCAAAAAGAATTAGACCAAGTGCGTGATGCTGTCGAACTCCCATTTTTACATCCACAGGTTTTTTCCGAGTATAAGCTCAGTGCTCCAAAGGGTGTCCTGCTTTATGGTCCGCCCGGCTGTGGGAAGACACTGATTGCGAAAGCCGTGGCCAACTCGATCGCTAAGAAATTGGGCCATCGAGCGGGTAAGGAAATTCGCAGTTACTTTCTGCACGTCAAAGGCCCGGAGCTCCTGAATAAATATGTGGGCGAATCAGAACGGCAGGTGCGAGAGGTCTTCAAAAAAGCTAAGGAACGAGCCGATGATGGCCATCCGGTCATCGTCTTTTTCGACGAAATGGACGCACTTTTTCGGACCCGTGGGACGGGGGTGTCATCGGACATTGAGTCTACAATCGTTCCTCAATTCCTTTCGGAGATCGACGGGGTGGAACGTTTACGCAATGTCATCGTCATCGGAGCGAGCAATCGCCAGGATCTGATCGATCCGGCCGTGCTTCGTGCGGGTCGATTGGACGTCAAAGTGAAGGTGGGAAGACCGGATGCCACGGCCGCTCGAGATATTTTCTCAAAATATATCTCCACGGATCTTCCGTTCGCCCAGGAGGATATAGAACGTCACGGAGGGGATCGCCAGGCACTCGTAGATCGCTTGACCGCCCTGACGGTCGAAACGATGTACGCGGCTAGCGAGGAAAATAAGTTCATTGAAGTGACGTATGCCAATGGTGAAAAGGAAGTCTTGTATTTCAAAGACTTTGCCAGTGGGGCATTGATCGAGGGGATCGTCTCACGAGCGAAGAAGTTTGCCGTGAAGCGCGTAATCGCGCATGAAGGTTCAGGCCTGCATTCGGATGACTTGATACGGGCCATTCGTGAAGAGTTCAAGGAACACGAGGACCTTCCGAATACGACCAATCCAGACGATTGGGCAAAAGTTGCTGGGAAGAAGGGCGAAAAAATCGTTCATCTTCGGACCATCAGCGGTGGACCGACAGAGCATCGGCAAATTGAAACCATCAGTACTGGCCACTATCTCTAG
- a CDS encoding Depupylase, with product MDRQSIGKLKPSVLATISSDCMQEHTPTNRARVLGTETEFGIVSKDATTLDPVSGSFAVIGHYPGLPAPSAIWDYENENPLLDARGFEVNGERERPNPDYNRQLNKVLANGGRLYVDGAHPEYSTPECSSAREVVAFERVGERILAKSLQEMTRVRRSEQYLLYKNNSDGKGNSYGYHENYLVSRAVSFDKIARVLTPFLVTRPIFAGAGKVGAENQTSPAEYQISQRADFFECLMDLNTMVKRPIINTRDEPHADSARFRRLHVITGDANMAEVSTYLKVGTLDVVLDLLESGAEVPQLELDEPVRVFKQVSRDLEVKQTVKLAGGRPTTAISVQRAYLKAAQTFYAAHGCPSTIQDVLIRWDGVLNKLERDPRLLVKELDWVAKRHMIESYMDRKGCGWDDSRMKLMDLQYHDVRPEKGLFYTLERGHLIDRIVEEDEIQRAELNPPIGTRAYFRGRCVRKFAKSLYGASWTSVLFDAGNNTIKKVPLMDPHRGTQSLTRELLDTADSIDELLEKLKV from the coding sequence GTGGACCGACAGAGCATCGGCAAATTGAAACCATCAGTACTGGCCACTATCTCTAGCGATTGTATGCAAGAACACACTCCCACGAATCGCGCACGGGTGCTGGGCACTGAAACCGAGTTTGGCATTGTGTCGAAAGATGCCACCACTCTGGATCCTGTATCCGGCTCGTTTGCCGTGATCGGCCACTATCCTGGCTTGCCGGCGCCTAGTGCAATTTGGGATTACGAAAATGAAAATCCCCTCCTGGACGCGCGGGGCTTCGAAGTCAATGGTGAGCGAGAGCGTCCCAACCCAGACTATAACCGACAGCTGAATAAGGTGCTCGCGAACGGAGGGCGCTTGTACGTTGATGGAGCCCATCCAGAGTACTCGACGCCAGAATGTTCAAGTGCTCGAGAGGTTGTGGCGTTTGAGCGTGTCGGAGAAAGAATTCTCGCGAAAAGTCTCCAGGAGATGACTCGCGTACGGAGAAGCGAACAGTATCTCTTATACAAGAATAATTCAGACGGCAAAGGCAACAGCTATGGGTATCACGAAAACTATCTGGTCTCGAGGGCTGTGTCGTTCGACAAAATTGCACGTGTATTGACACCATTCCTCGTGACTCGACCGATTTTTGCCGGAGCAGGAAAAGTCGGTGCGGAAAATCAGACCAGTCCGGCGGAATATCAGATTTCCCAGCGCGCCGACTTCTTTGAATGTCTCATGGATCTCAATACGATGGTCAAGCGTCCGATCATCAACACGCGAGATGAGCCCCATGCTGATTCGGCACGATTTCGAAGACTGCATGTCATCACGGGTGATGCCAATATGGCTGAGGTGTCTACCTATTTGAAGGTCGGAACCTTAGATGTTGTCTTGGATTTGCTCGAAAGCGGAGCCGAGGTGCCTCAGTTGGAACTCGATGAACCAGTTCGAGTGTTCAAGCAAGTGTCGCGTGACTTGGAGGTGAAGCAGACGGTGAAGTTGGCCGGCGGAAGGCCGACCACGGCGATTTCGGTCCAGCGGGCCTACCTGAAAGCGGCTCAGACTTTTTACGCCGCTCACGGATGTCCCTCCACCATCCAAGATGTGCTGATCCGGTGGGACGGAGTGTTGAACAAGCTGGAGCGCGATCCGCGGCTACTGGTGAAGGAATTAGATTGGGTGGCGAAACGCCATATGATCGAGTCCTACATGGATAGGAAAGGGTGTGGATGGGACGACTCGCGAATGAAACTGATGGACCTCCAATACCATGATGTCCGCCCTGAGAAAGGGTTGTTTTATACGTTGGAGCGCGGGCACCTGATCGACCGAATTGTGGAGGAAGACGAGATTCAGCGGGCTGAACTCAACCCTCCGATCGGCACACGGGCCTATTTTCGAGGGCGCTGTGTTCGGAAGTTCGCGAAGTCATTGTATGGAGCGAGTTGGACATCCGTCCTGTTCGATGCCGGCAATAACACCATCAAAAAAGTGCCGCTGATGGATCCGCATCGCGGTACGCAATCGTTGACACGAGAGCTGCTGGATACCGCAGATTCCATTGATGAGTTGCTTGAAAAGCTCAAGGTTTGA
- a CDS encoding Proteasome subunit beta: MKLPYLPNHDDSSFFDFLTKQYPGLTLGSHGMAPASEPMRSAGPIAVPYATTVLAIKYQDGVVIAGDRRATEGFQIADRRIEKVFKIDEWSAMAIAGAAGPCIEMAKLFQTELEHYEKLEGITLSCEGKANKLGQMVKANLPMVFQGLVVMPLYVGYDVTRAEGRIFKYDITGGRYEESDYHAIGSGGKDARNTMREHFRKNLSEADALNLALLSLYNAADDDVGTGGPDLIRGIYPTAKFVTAKGITDVVDEKLKAVYDEMMTARRSREA, translated from the coding sequence ATGAAGCTGCCGTATCTTCCTAATCACGACGACTCCAGTTTTTTTGACTTTCTCACCAAGCAGTATCCAGGATTGACGTTGGGTAGTCATGGCATGGCTCCGGCATCGGAGCCGATGCGAAGCGCTGGGCCGATAGCCGTGCCCTATGCGACGACTGTCCTCGCGATCAAGTATCAAGATGGAGTCGTGATTGCCGGAGATCGTCGAGCGACAGAAGGATTTCAGATTGCCGATCGCCGTATCGAAAAGGTTTTCAAGATCGATGAATGGTCGGCGATGGCGATCGCTGGAGCGGCCGGGCCGTGCATCGAGATGGCCAAATTGTTTCAGACCGAACTGGAGCACTACGAGAAACTGGAAGGTATAACGCTGTCATGCGAGGGGAAGGCCAATAAGCTTGGGCAGATGGTCAAGGCGAACCTCCCGATGGTGTTCCAGGGCTTGGTGGTCATGCCGCTGTACGTCGGGTATGACGTGACACGTGCCGAAGGGCGCATCTTCAAGTACGATATTACAGGTGGGAGATACGAAGAGTCCGACTACCATGCAATCGGTTCAGGCGGGAAAGATGCCCGCAATACGATGCGTGAGCATTTTCGGAAGAACCTTTCCGAGGCTGATGCACTCAATCTCGCCCTGTTATCGCTGTACAATGCAGCCGATGATGATGTCGGAACGGGTGGACCGGATCTCATTCGTGGAATTTACCCGACTGCCAAGTTTGTGACAGCCAAAGGTATCACCGATGTCGTCGACGAGAAGCTGAAAGCGGTGTACGACGAGATGATGACCGCACGCCGTTCGAGGGAGGCGTAA
- a CDS encoding Proteasome subunit alpha, with translation MVMPYYVSPEQMMQDKAEYAKKGIAKGRSIIAMEYVDGILLTADNPSASLHKVSEIYDNIAFAGAGKYSEFENLRKAGIRHADLKGFMYSREDVTGRSLANGYSQSLGTVFSQEMKPLEVEILVVQAGTNNGYPNEIYRISFDGSIIDEKNFAVIGGRAEAVQTILKDKSSGQSPSLDVALKLCVTALEQTANQKLQPEGLEVAVLDRTRTGRKFRRISVSDIRRILSP, from the coding sequence ATGGTCATGCCCTATTACGTGTCCCCTGAGCAGATGATGCAGGATAAAGCTGAGTATGCCAAGAAGGGGATTGCCAAAGGCCGTTCGATCATCGCGATGGAGTATGTCGACGGCATTCTGTTGACCGCGGATAATCCAAGTGCCTCGCTGCACAAAGTGTCGGAGATCTACGATAACATTGCGTTTGCCGGGGCCGGCAAGTATAGCGAATTTGAGAATCTTCGAAAGGCTGGAATCCGTCACGCCGATCTCAAAGGGTTCATGTACAGCCGTGAGGATGTCACAGGCCGTTCTCTGGCGAACGGCTACTCCCAAAGCCTCGGAACCGTATTCAGCCAGGAAATGAAGCCGCTTGAGGTGGAGATTCTGGTCGTACAGGCTGGTACCAACAACGGTTACCCGAACGAGATCTATCGTATATCGTTTGATGGCAGCATCATTGATGAGAAAAATTTTGCGGTCATCGGGGGAAGAGCCGAAGCGGTGCAGACGATCTTGAAGGACAAAAGCTCCGGCCAATCTCCGTCGCTCGATGTCGCGTTGAAACTGTGTGTCACGGCACTGGAACAGACGGCAAATCAAAAGCTGCAACCCGAAGGCTTGGAAGTGGCGGTCTTGGACAGGACCCGTACCGGCCGAAAGTTCCGTCGTATCTCGGTGAGTGACATCAGACGAATCCTCTCTCCTTAG
- a CDS encoding Pup--protein ligase, whose amino-acid sequence MMSSGPMKQRIFGLENEYGLIFSPNGRIYLPMEKVLGYIFEGLIPNSWPSNAFLVNGARFYQDTGCHPEYSTPECDNITDLVVHDKAGERLLEACLPAAEERLREEGLSGEIYIFKNNTDSLGNTYGCHENFLMRRDVDFWKVTEQLIPFFVTRQVFSGAGKVLKVSGKPQYFISQRAQHIHEKTSSSTTSSRSIINTRDEPHSDAERYRRLHIIVGDSNMSEYATYLKVGTAALVLSMIEEGYTVHGMELEDSVKAIREVSRDPTLKKKVKLDDGRQMTAIEIQRVYVKRAREYLAQEDHESTMDDVCDKWEAVLQQLEEDPMQLTHQIDWVTKKHVIQSYVDKRHCGWDDPRVFLLDLQYHDVKRTRGLYYLMESRGLIERVVEEETVQRAMSTPPQTTRAKVRGDFIRFARAKNRSYTVDWTYLKLNGYWEETILCMDPFSAVNRRVEELISQVSGGRFYR is encoded by the coding sequence ATGATGTCGTCGGGTCCCATGAAACAACGAATATTCGGCCTCGAGAATGAGTACGGCCTTATTTTCTCTCCTAATGGCCGGATTTACCTTCCCATGGAAAAGGTTCTCGGGTACATCTTTGAGGGGCTGATTCCCAACAGCTGGCCATCGAATGCATTCTTGGTCAATGGGGCGCGATTTTATCAGGATACCGGCTGTCACCCCGAATACTCGACTCCGGAATGCGACAACATTACTGACCTTGTGGTCCATGACAAGGCTGGAGAACGGCTATTGGAAGCCTGTTTGCCGGCGGCGGAGGAGCGGCTCCGCGAGGAAGGACTGTCCGGGGAGATCTATATTTTCAAGAACAACACGGACTCGCTGGGCAATACGTATGGATGTCACGAGAACTTTCTCATGCGACGTGACGTCGATTTTTGGAAAGTCACCGAACAACTGATCCCGTTTTTTGTGACTCGCCAAGTCTTCAGCGGAGCGGGGAAAGTCCTGAAAGTGTCTGGAAAACCCCAGTACTTCATTTCGCAACGGGCTCAGCATATTCATGAAAAAACATCGTCCTCCACGACATCTTCCAGAAGCATCATCAATACGCGCGATGAACCCCATTCGGATGCTGAACGCTATCGACGACTCCACATCATCGTTGGGGATTCCAATATGTCTGAATACGCGACCTACCTCAAGGTCGGGACAGCTGCGTTGGTCCTTTCGATGATCGAGGAAGGGTATACCGTGCATGGGATGGAGCTTGAAGACTCGGTGAAGGCCATCAGGGAGGTGTCACGCGATCCGACGTTGAAAAAAAAGGTCAAACTTGATGATGGTCGGCAAATGACTGCGATCGAAATTCAACGAGTCTACGTGAAGAGAGCTCGAGAATACTTGGCCCAAGAAGATCATGAATCGACCATGGATGATGTGTGCGACAAATGGGAAGCCGTCCTGCAGCAGTTGGAAGAGGATCCCATGCAGCTCACACATCAGATTGATTGGGTCACCAAGAAACATGTGATCCAATCGTACGTGGATAAGCGACATTGCGGTTGGGACGACCCACGCGTGTTCTTGTTGGATTTACAGTACCATGATGTGAAGCGGACACGGGGCTTGTATTACTTGATGGAGTCTCGTGGGCTGATCGAACGGGTGGTAGAGGAAGAGACCGTCCAACGAGCGATGTCCACGCCGCCACAAACGACGAGGGCCAAGGTCCGTGGAGATTTTATCCGGTTTGCACGAGCCAAAAACCGGTCGTATACCGTGGACTGGACCTATCTCAAGCTGAATGGGTATTGGGAAGAGACGATTCTCTGTATGGATCCTTTCAGTGCGGTGAATCGACGGGTTGAAGAATTAATCTCCCAGGTATCCGGAGGACGGTTCTACCGATGA
- a CDS encoding Peptidase M23: MRLLYDLKVRYSTTERRFWIRAMVLLAVAFPIGCIAISLPSVQAGDAHYTGKQGQILVVNVPTDGGVTGVEGTFLGRSLSFFPDPRFEEPKGFVGLLGIDLQDEPGIHELTVKVQAVEQSQTLTYRVQVLKEKFQVERLTLPKNKVDLDEKHLARWQAEQAQVKDMLAHDSRMKFWQAGFVEPVSGKRTGIFGSVRIMNGQARNPHNGEDIGAPLGTEVVATNDGIVRLTVDHVFSGKGVFLDHGLGLYSMYFHLSEVLVKEGDVVKTGEIVGKVGATGRATGPHLHWGVKLNGARVNPYALLDLPFTGSVQSAAPVPVSVPGTGVGSPDP; the protein is encoded by the coding sequence ATGAGATTGCTGTACGATCTGAAAGTTCGATATTCTACCACGGAGAGACGGTTCTGGATTAGGGCGATGGTTCTTCTCGCTGTTGCCTTTCCCATCGGTTGCATTGCGATTTCCCTGCCGAGCGTGCAAGCTGGTGATGCTCACTATACGGGCAAGCAAGGTCAAATTTTGGTGGTCAACGTTCCAACCGATGGTGGTGTCACCGGCGTAGAGGGAACGTTTCTAGGCCGTTCCCTCAGCTTCTTCCCTGATCCCCGATTTGAAGAACCGAAAGGATTTGTTGGTTTGCTCGGGATCGACTTGCAAGATGAACCGGGAATCCATGAACTGACCGTCAAAGTACAGGCTGTGGAGCAAAGCCAGACGTTGACGTACCGTGTCCAGGTTCTCAAGGAGAAATTTCAGGTTGAGCGCCTCACGCTGCCGAAAAACAAAGTCGATCTTGATGAAAAACATTTGGCTCGATGGCAGGCGGAACAAGCACAGGTAAAGGACATGCTGGCCCACGATTCCCGCATGAAGTTCTGGCAGGCGGGTTTTGTCGAGCCGGTGAGCGGCAAGCGAACCGGAATTTTCGGGAGTGTCAGGATCATGAATGGTCAGGCCCGCAATCCTCATAACGGTGAAGATATCGGCGCTCCGCTCGGAACCGAGGTGGTTGCGACAAATGACGGCATTGTACGGCTGACTGTTGATCATGTTTTTTCTGGGAAAGGAGTCTTTTTAGACCACGGGCTGGGTTTGTACTCAATGTATTTCCATCTCTCCGAAGTGCTGGTCAAGGAAGGCGATGTGGTAAAGACCGGTGAGATCGTCGGTAAAGTGGGAGCCACCGGGAGAGCGACCGGCCCCCATCTCCATTGGGGGGTGAAACTCAACGGCGCGCGCGTGAATCCCTATGCCTTGCTGGATCTACCGTTCACGGGGAGTGTGCAATCGGCCGCTCCGGTGCCGGTCTCGGTTCCAGGGACTGGTGTCGGCTCGCCGGATCCATAA
- a CDS encoding hypothetical protein (conserved protein of unknown function): MNELSDYLVMDRSTLGHNLRPLLRRNLVVLRPGAADGRIRRVRLAAKGAEKFAEAKRFWRKAQVSYENAVGKSVAVPLRNALHDLTRLDAE, encoded by the coding sequence ATGAATGAGCTGTCGGATTATCTTGTAATGGATCGATCGACTCTTGGACATAATCTGAGGCCTCTCCTTCGCCGAAATCTGGTCGTATTGCGACCAGGTGCTGCCGACGGCAGAATACGCCGTGTGAGGCTTGCCGCAAAAGGTGCAGAAAAATTCGCAGAGGCCAAACGGTTTTGGCGAAAAGCGCAGGTGAGCTATGAGAATGCTGTCGGGAAGAGCGTTGCCGTCCCACTGCGCAATGCGCTGCATGACCTCACAAGACTGGATGCCGAGTAG